CCCAATGAGCTGGTCTAGTTCCCCATCACCACCCCAAATTGGTCCAGTTCCCCTTCATACCCCTGAACTGGTCCAGCTCCCCATGCACCGTCCAACCAAACAAATCCCCTTCCCCTTCAGACCCCAAACAGCCCAGTCGCCCTCCGGTCCACACCCTGCTATACCTCCCCATCATCCCTCCCCATGCCATCCGAGTCCACCCCATTACCCCTCCTCaacccatcccagtccctgctggccccagagctggactcaCACGCAGTCAAAGCAATGTCACTCCTTTATTCCCCTACCGCCCGCTCCAGAGCCTCAGCCACCACCGCCACGTATGGCTCTAGCCACCGGCCCCTGTGCCGAGCTGGGCCCGCCAGTGCCTGCAAGAACCCCTCCATCTCACTGGGCAGCGCgaaggcaggggctgcccaCAGTGCTTGGGGCACCGCTGGCACCAAGGCCTCCAGCCAGGCCACCACATAGTGCCCACTGGACACCGCAAGCACCGGCATGGCACAGGACAGAGCCGCTGCAAACACCTCGCAGGGTGCCACAGTGGGGACATCATCAGGGTCAGGGTTGTGCTGGGGCCCAAGGCTGCTTCCAGCGGCCCCAGACTCTGGCACAACCCTGGCCCCGGTGTCCCACTGgtgagcagcagccacagctgctggggagagaaggaggatgATGGTGTCACCGTCACGCAGCGCCCGATGGTGCTGGGCGTGCAGCCAGGGCAGCGGCCCCAAAGCCGCCACCCCACTGCCACCCCCCGGTGCTGCCACCACCGTCAGTCCCAGTGAATGCAGAGCTGCCATCAAGGCACACGCTGCCCGCTCCGCCACTGGCTCTGCTGCATGCACCAGCAGGGCCCGCCGGCCTTGCAGCAGACCTGAGGGGGGGAATCATCAGTGCCTGCATCCCTCTAGGCTCCCTGTACCTACCCTATGGTGTGAGGCATGCTAGGAAGCACCCACGATGGGAGACACCATCCCCTGCCTCTATTGCCAAGCTCTGGAGCACTCTCTGTACCCAAGCTAAAGAACATTCACAACGGGAAGCAGCTGAGACCACCACTAACATGAGTTCCCCAGTCCCCTTGCCAAACCCTTTACCTACCCTAAGGGACAGACATGATGGGAGGCTGGTTGCAATCTGCCCCATCACACCCTCCACAGGGTTCTCACCCTCTTCTCTGTTTCCCTACACCCCTACCTACCCTGTCAGGCAGGCAAAGATGAACTAATCTGGGTGGGGCACCCCCTCACTCTGTCCTCTGGCCCCTCTGGGATAGGCATAGACTGCCCACTCCACCCGAGGCCCCAGGCTCAACCCACACTCACCCTTGGAGCCATAGCCAGCCCTCAGGGATTTCAGCCATCCTGCGAGGAGGAGAGGCAGTGAGGTCCCAGGACGGATCCCAGGCCAGGCACAGTCCCCAGAAGTGCACCACTCACCTTTCATATCCTCCTTCTTCATCAAGAGCAGCAGTAGGAGACAGGCAGTCCCCAGCAGCACTCCCATCCACACCAGTGCCCAGTGGGTACGCAGGTCTGCAGGGCAGGATCTGCATCCACCAAGAGCCCCCAGCACCCAACAAAGGTCTCCAGTGGCTCCACAGTGGGGtcccctccctcagccctcTATCTATTatccctcttctctcccccaCCATACCATGGCTGTCAACACTCACACTTGTGCAGGGGACAGGCCCAGAGCACGACCCCAGTGCTGTTCGACGGGTGCCACAGctgtgggggacacagggacatgtcagacacagcccagcccctgcccactgCCCGTAGGTTGCTCACACtgacctgctggcactgccccgctgccacgTCCTGCTGCagatcctgctccagcagcccagggtgccctgctccctgcaacGACACAGTAGGTCAGacagcagtgccaccactgctggacacagcagttggtgtgccaccagtgccactgCTGCCGGGACATGGGGGTCCCTTCCTCTTTACCGTGCTGGTGAAGCTGGCAAGGGGTGTGCAGGCACCCCGCTCCATGGCACACAGTGAGGCATTTCCCccatgctccagcagcaggaggtcaTCAGGACGGCCAGGCAGCGCTCCTGGGAATGTGCCAGGGGGCTAGGTAGGTGGCAAGGGGAGGCCAAGGAGGGCTCCCGCTCGGCTGGACCCACAGGCTGCCCCTACCCTCCCACCCCAGCAGTACTCACGGTCCCGCAGGCACTGGGTCAGCCGGACCTGCCCGCCGCTCCACACCTGCCCCAGAGAGTGGATTAATAGTGCCTGGGGGTGATGTGGGGCTGCCCGTGGGGTAGCTGTGGGGCAGAGTGGTGTCCTACCTGCACACAAATGTTGGGGTGTGGCCACAGTCCTCTGAACTCCTGGGGTCCCTGTGAGTGGAAGCGATGCTCCTTAGCTGTCACTACCACCCTTCACAAAGCCCCAAGTACCACACAGAGCCCCACTCACCTGCCCCCTGGCAGGCTGCTGCAGGCCAGGAAGGGGTTGGCAGGGCCTGGAGGGCactggctgccagcagggcacCAGCTCAGCCGGGAGGTCGCAGGGGGCTGAGAGGATGCAGGTCAGCACCTGCCCCTCAATGTGTAGGACCAGCTGGCTCTGTGCCCACAGGCGCTCCCAGGCCtcagcatctgcagcagcaccaggaaaggGGTGTCACTCCACGTGGTGTCCCTTCAGGTCCCCCTGTGTCCAAGCCCCCTAGAGCCCAGCCTCAGAGTGAAGGTACCATGAGAGAAGGGGCACAGGGTGGCCCGGAGTGGGTCTTGGATTTCCGGCCAGACCTGGGAGTGGGGAGAGAGACAAGAAAAGTAGCTATGCTGTGACTGTGACCTGGCTGGCCCCCTTGAGATGCCAGAGGGAGATATACGGAGCTTGGAGCCCCTCTTTAGTGGCACCTTGCCACCTCTGCAGTGCTTGGTCAGATGCCCAcctgcaggcagaggcagggcagcacTTCATCGGCAGGCAGGACATAGTTCATGGGAGTGCTCTGCTACCAGCAACCAGATGTGGGTCACCCCGTGGCAAATTGCCATCAGCAGGGTCACCCAGGGGGATGCACTCCCAGGGGACCCTCTCCCAGCACTAACTGCCTATAacacagacacagcttctcGGGAATGGGGAGGAGGGCAGACAGGGTGGGGGGTCAGGGAATGACGTGCATACTCACCGTGGTCACTGCACGCCCCGGCCCACTGGTGCCATGGCTATGGTTGTGGTAGAGCCGGAGTGTGTAGTTGTGCCCtactgcagctccctgcacctCCACAACCACCTCCTTCTCCCCCGGGGAGACCCGCAGCCTGGGCACTGTATCAGAGGCAGTTCAGGtcacccagctcctggcactgcccacccaGCACCAAGGTACAGGGCATGGCACCCCCAGGGTCACTCTCACCCCTGGTATCCACTGCCTGGCTCTCCCCAGGGGACGCAAATCGAGGTGGGGTGACGCCAGCACTTACCTTGGCACTGGGGgacagcagcctgtgctgcgGGCCACGAGCAGTCTGTGAGGACAATGAATCAGTGCgcagaggggctggggtcaCTGCAGGGGACATGCTGGGGCTTACCTGGCACccgctgctgctggctcagcctTTGCCGGCCCCGTGAGTTCATGTACGCGGAGATGTGGAGTTCAGAGCCCAGCGGCGCCTCGAAGCACCGGAAGATCACCCAACCCTGGGCAGGAAAACCACCACCCACTGTGGTGAGGCACAGGCACCGCCAGCACCCACCTCCCTGGGGCTCAGAAACGGGACCCCCATGCCACAGAGATGTACTGATGCCAGCGCCCACATCGCCAGTGCCCAGGGACTGACAGTGTTGGGACACCCATCCCTGGTGCCCTGCATCTACATACCACAGTTCGGCCACGCAGCGTGGGGCGCAAGGGTGCCCAGACCTCCACGGCCACACAGTGGGATGAGGCGTATGCATGCCcggagagaagcagcagcccagTAACGTTGGGCTGGGATGAGGTGGCCCCAGTGGCTGGTGACCACTGCGCCCCATCCTCTGTCCCAGAGGTGCCAGGCTGCGCGGCGAGGCGGGACTcggtggcagtgctggtggccGGTGACAAGGCCAGGCGCACGCGTGCCTCCAGGCAGGGCACACAGGCCGTGGGCTCGGAGCAGCGCAGTGCCGGCTCCAGCCGCAGACGAGCCAGGGCCAGCCCGTGCCTGGGCCCCGGGAGTTCTGTCCCGCACAGCACATCGGCGTCTGGGGGGACAGAGAGGCCAGCATAGGGGAGGAGTCCCCATGCCCTGGGTGGGGTGGGGACCATGGCATGGTGATGGCACTTACCCAAGAGGCGGCAGGTGAGaccctgggggaggcaggggtgAGGCCGGTGGTGGTGCCAGGTGCCCGACGCCAGCGCGCTGGTGACACCAACTCACCTGGGAGCAGGCCAGGGTGTCGCGGGAGTCCCCACGGCCACCCGCCGACcccaccaccagcaccagcagcagctgccccagtgCCTGCATGGTGGGGCCGGGGCCTTGGGGTGCCCCGGCCCCACGCTGGCCactccccagcagcccctgtcctggCTCCACGGgccccaccgccgccgccggctCCTGCTTCCTGCTCTGTTCCCGGACACCCGGGTCCTTGCATGGCGTCAGCAACCGCCCTGGGGTGGGGCCTGCTGTTCCCGCACCGACCTCGGAGGGCTCCGTGCCCCGGCACCCTTGGGGAGGGATTGGGGCCCCACACAGACGAGTTGGCTCCATGGCACGGGCACGGTGCCAGGCTGGCCCCAGGCAGCCGCCGCGGCGGTGGGACATGGTGTGGCAACCGTGCCGGTACAGGCTGTGCCCAGACCGTCCTCTTGCCCCTTCCGTGCTGCAGAGGAGCACTGGACAGCCCCCAACCCTCCAGAGAACCAACAAATTCCCCCAGCACACCAGAGAGACAACAGGGCGGGGGGAAACGACACCTTTATTGTTTCCACCCCAGACCAAGTCCCGCTGGTAATGTCgaggcagggccaggctgtgcccagcacctgTCCCTCTAGCCACCTgcacctgggcagggcagggagcctCCTCATCTCGCAGATTCTTCCTGCACCACCCCAACCCCTCGCTTGGCTGTGGCGTCCAAAGGGGCTTCTATGGGCTCTCCTCTGGAGCAGGTCCCTGTATGGGAGTAAAGCTGCCCCTGCTTGGGACAGCACCTCCGCTCCTGGCTACAAATGACCAGCTGGATGCtcgctccagccccagcagcacactCCATGACTGATGACCATCTTGCCTGGacccccacagccccttcccagggCACACATGGGtacccctcctgctgctgcaacaGGCACATGCTCACCTGAGCCATGCCTTTTCCTGGCAGAGCCCCTGCCCTCATCAGGGGGCTGcgcccagccctgcacccctgcAGCCATGCCCAGCTCAGACCTGGCCTGGGCACTCAGGTGCCAGAAGCTGCCTTggggggccggggcgggggacTGCCCTCCCCAGTCCCCACCTCCAGCAGCCGATGCAGGAggccccctgccctgccccgatAGCAGCGGCGAGGGGCCGGGGGGCTGCCCCGCAGGGCACCCAGCAGACCGGGCAGCTGTCGGGGCAGGCGGTAGGTTGGCAGGGGCCGAAGGGGTCGGGGGACATCAcgggggctgcagagccggcTGAAGTATGCTAGTACCCACCCACCACCGCGGCCtgccgcccccagctccccatgCAGGCAGGCCATGGCTGCCCCAAAAATGTCGTGGGCATCTCCGGGCGTCCCGTCGGCCATCCCAACCTGCCACCGATGAAAGAGCCGAGCACTGCCCCGGCTCCAGAGGAGGAGGACAGTGCCACGCTGGCGGCCCACGCGGCTCCGCTGGGCATAGAGCCAGGGCAAGGCACCCGTCTGACCCAAGCCACCTGCTTCCCACAGGTCCAGGCGCACGTCGCAGCCCAGCCCCGCGCGCAGCCGCTCGGCCAGGGCACACACCAGCCCCAGGTGCTCCTCTGAGTCTGGCGAGTACAGCAGCAGTACAGGGCGCCCACCAGGGACACCTGCAggatggaggggacagcagtgacagctcagTTCCATGTCCTACTGGCatcccctggggacaccctggcaTCCAACAGCATCTGCTGTCCACCACCCCGGgactccctgcagcccaggaatGGCACCCCCGCCCCTCTTgccatccctcctgcagccctcctgcagccccctcgGGTGCTCCTCACCATCATCTGGCCTCCAGGCACCACGGCAGTTGAGAAGCAGCACAGTCACCACCAGTCCCAATGCcaacagcagccccagcagcccgAAGTGCCTGCGGGAGACTGGGAGAAAGGCAATAAGGGGAGTGTCTTCCCATTCCACTGCCCCCTGAGTCCCCCTCCAGGATCCCCTCTCACCATCgggacagagcagctgcttCCGAGCAAAATGCACATCTGAGCGCCACACCTGGAGAAGGGGCTGTGTAAGAGGGGGACCATGTTGGGACTCCCATAGCACAGATGACAGCACAAGGGTCACCTTaccagcacacagctgcccaggacctgcactggcagcagcagcgccaactcccctggagcagagccctctggCTGCAAAGCACAAGGGCAGGGTCAGTGCAGGTctgtccccaccatgtccccgCCAGCCCTGCACCACTCACCTGTGTGACAGTATAGAGTGGGGCCTCAGGTtcacactgcccaccctggcgctggcacagagctgcactgaAGGCTGCAGGGATGCGGGAGGTGAGGTGCAGGCGCAGCTGGAACCCCCAGACACTCACTGAGACATTCCAGGCAGTCTCTGCAGCCACCAGAGAGAGAGGAGAAGTTGCAGGATGCCCAAATAGGGTGAGAGATGCAAGGGACCCCAGGCAGGATCccctcagcccagggctgcctccTGCCCATAGGGCTCACCTGGCTGGTGTGGACACTCCACATGGCTGCTGTTCTTGTAGGAGAACTGAGGGGAGGTGGGATCAACAAAGGGCAGGGTGAGCTGCCCTCACCCACCACAGCCCTCCAGCCCCTTCCGAGATGTGCCCACCCACCCACAGGGGCTTACTcggaagcagagctggggatgcacGTCCACCTTGTCCAGTATGTACACCTGGAACAAATGGTGAGTGCGTCACAGTTACCATCTCTGACCCACACAGCCCACAGGCACCCCAATGCCCACCCACTGCTCTATGGGGACCCTGAGATCCAGTGGATGCCCCAGCCAGTGGCACAGTCCCACATCCTGTGACACCTCAAGATCAAGAGCCCTCACCCGCTCATCCTCACTGGCTGTGGAATTCGGGATGTCGTGACAGGGTGCAGCCTCATCTGCTGTCTCCCTCCAGCAGAGGGTGGCCCTTGGGTGCAGGGGGCAGCTGGCATTCAGCATCATTGCCATCTGGTccttgctgctggtgctgtaGTCATGGAAGCGCACTGAGGACCACAGCTCGGGACCATCTGTGGGACACCACATCAGTGGGGTGGGGAGACActgagggacacccctgggactcAGTGCCCCTCCCCACAGGTACCAGGCACTCACAGGCATCTGGCCGGTCACGGAAGGGACAGTGTTTTCTCCGTGGGCTGTCGTGGTGGGAGTAGGAggcctggggcagcagagcaggatggtCAGGGCAGGATATGCCCCCACCCCTGATGCGAGGGCAGAGGAAGGGGCTGGTGGCTGTAGGGGAGGGTAACCCACCTCAATGCAGAGGCAGGGCACCAGGAACTCGTACGGCAATGAGATGTGGTGGCCTCCTGGCACCAGCACCTGCAACATTGAGGGAGCATCAGATGATGATCAGGATTGTGTCCCCCAGTCTGGGATGGGGGTGGCAGGGGGCAGGGCTGTTACCTGCTGGTGAaagggccagggcagctcctcacaCTCCAGGGCCAGCTGGTGGCACAGCCTCACCATGAGGGCAGGACCCGCAGGCACCCACACCTCAATGGCCCGCATCTCAGGGACCCAAGCATGGGTAAAGACAGGCCCTGCAGAGCGGGCAGGGGGTCAGCTGGTACCGGCGTGCCCCTAGGACACCTCCCAACCCCTTCAGTCTCACCGGGTGGCTCAGCGGTGACCAGATGGCTGCGGTTTAGGGCCAAGCCCCGATCTGGGATGGT
This genomic interval from Catharus ustulatus isolate bCatUst1 chromosome 13, bCatUst1.pri.v2, whole genome shotgun sequence contains the following:
- the IL17RC gene encoding LOW QUALITY PROTEIN: interleukin-17 receptor C (The sequence of the model RefSeq protein was modified relative to this genomic sequence to represent the inferred CDS: deleted 3 bases in 2 codons); amino-acid sequence: MSHRRGGCLGQPGTVPVPWSQLVCVGPQSLQGCRGTEPSEVGAGTAGPTPGRLLTPCKDPGVREQSRKQEPAAAVGPVEPGQGLLGSGQRGAGAPQGPGPTMQALGQLLLVLVVGSAGGRGDSRDTLACSQGLTCRLLDADVLCGTELPGPRHGLALARLRLEPALRCSEPTACVPCLEARVRLALSPATSTATESRLAAQPGTSGTEDGAQWSPATGATSSQPNVTGLLLLSGHAYASSHCVAVEVWAPLRPTLRGRTVGWVIFRCFEAPLGSELHISAYMNSRGRQRLSQQQRVPDCSWPAAQAAVPQCQVPRLRVSPGEKEVVVEVQGAAVGHNYTLRLYHNHSHGTSGPGRAVTTQSTPMNYVLPADEVLPCLCLQVWPEIQDPLRATLCPFSHDAEAWERLWAQSQLVLHIEGQVLTCILSAPCDLPAELVPCWQPVPSRPCQPLPGLQQPARGQGPQEFRGLWPHPNICVQVWSGGQVRLTQCLRDRALPGRPDDLLLLEHGGNASLCAMERGACTPLASFTSTGAGHPGLLEQDLQQDVAAGQCQQLWHPSNSTGVVLWACPLHKYLRTHWALVWMGVLLGTACLLLLLLMKKEDMKGWLKSLRAGYGSKGLLQGRRALLVHAAEPVAERAACALMAALHSLGLTVVAAPGGGSGVAALGPLPWLHAQHHRALRDGDTIILLLSPAAVAAAHQWDTGARVVPESGAAGSSLGPQHNPDPDDVPTVAPCEVFAAALSCAMPVLAVSSGHYVVAWLEALVPAVPQALWAAPAFALPSEMEGFLQALAGPARHRGRWLEPYVAVVAEALERAVGE
- the IL17RE gene encoding interleukin-17 receptor E, producing MGRPVLLAAAAALLLLPPPDTGAAVTRLRVSANFECRAIADRTLSRPRCRRPSRPGPPLEPPALSLSHARLCLPAQPCQPCLRVRLALPTSELGGVRGLQLTFMELGSNRAGWLQVWQRRRVLGSSAWQVQFDCFPAESGRQVLVSLRTIPDRGLALNRSHLVTAEPPGPVFTHAWVPEMRAIEVWVPAGPALMVRLCHQLALECEELPWPFHQQVLVPGGHHISLPYEFLVPCLCIEASYSHHDSPRRKHCPFRDRPDAYGPELWSSVRFHDYSTSSKDQMAMMLNASCPLHPRATLCWRETADEAAPCHDIPNSTASEDERVYILDKVDVHPQLCFRFSYKNSSHVECPHQPETAWNVSVSVWGFQLRLHLTSRIPAAFSAALCQRQGGQCEPEAPLYTVTQPEGSAPGELALLLPVQVLGSCVLVWRSDVHFARKQLLCPDGERGSWRGTQGAVEWEDTPLIAFLPVSRRHFGLLGLLLALGLVVTVLLLNCRGAWRPDDGVPGGRPVLLLYSPDSEEHLGLVCALAERLRAGLGCDVRLDLWEAGGLGQTGALPWLYAQRSRVGRQRGTVLLLWSRGSARLFHRWQVGMADGTPGDAHDIFGAAMACLHGELGAAGRGGGWVLAYFSRLCSPRDVPRPLRPLPTYRLPRQLPGLLGALRGSPPAPRRCYRGRAGGLLHRLLEVGTGEGSPPPRPPKAASGT